One genomic window of Lytechinus variegatus isolate NC3 chromosome 1, Lvar_3.0, whole genome shotgun sequence includes the following:
- the LOC121410641 gene encoding uncharacterized protein LOC121410641 yields MAVDEDKTRSRIKFGSSKANARPMTRVAINHRFVVSVMTTIVVTVLVFMIHGSVVEGQFERGPTRRSAFMELARFENCGISATPIAELYATTRLGCAMRCLENNDCVSYEFNEVNTTCNLHEVSALLNLEAKYGYTYADGVNPNVGEQHPCAADPCNEGNLCIEECVPNGFTCECPEGLMGTYCDALAPVNGGFTPWGDYSECSDTCHQTRYRNCTNPRVVARGKDCEGPNTGVRDCGVPCTVFPHINCISTSDFKNDYNAVEVDDHNQMTLGGCMATCQEFGYRFAGISGSKCHCARNMMTTHTDDFSATWECDTPCPGSAASSNHTCGGEGHVSIYATGSSYRGCYRGRPKNGVVVIEPAGPTTMAMTTTMKVTTLGEEMTTQPAEGSTLNKETTVNDVITTAGEDGTTIGPVSGAVGAGTTNSASGMTGAAGSGTIARSPQQPGTTEPPTTNAPTTTAAPTTTDSVTTPYVTTVIPYPGITVNECMGECDVLGFMYASLYNGTHCICHNSMAALDVEYDDEANCDIECEGGNDFGGGLMCGGEGYVSVYQNKLFETTTWTDWYSGDSPSGDGSDIETPDDFRAAKPWVCDNPVDIQCKTTNDLRYDETDDVLAVPCTLQGGINCTKEDQTIYFNVTINITNYDVYDINVTTQIQQYGCSLYGVAANGSLVYLEPYTERPTSEPTTTPFPGTTGGLASTATMGAAGTFTMAMSTTANMPLYLNTTVQCGNATVDLVETQTMNDSIVVLSWKLVPQENACEDYKIRLKCPKEKDKAIGCYDNSDVSEVKSTPLALDFATCIASCRDAGYRYTGLQNDIGECACGNSMANQETSIDQCAQTCGQNNEPCGGISKQAVYFSGCALPFEVNTTMMTGTLMHNNDDSDDYGLWFYALGDTPSVDLGNFTNEGEQLDFQVDIDLGRPRTISKLETKGLYMSKSDTWTGVSSFSLGYRLRADHDLEVLTQPGSTEAVVFEMSDFSSVTEHDLGDFLMARFIYIYVKSYTDFPALKLEVYGCAD; encoded by the exons ATGGCGGTGGATGAGGACAAGACCCGTTCTCGAATCAAGTTTGGCTCTTCCAAAGCGAATGCGCGTCCAATGACGCGCGTCGCCATTAATCATCGCTTCGTCGTATCAGTTATGACAACCATTGTCGTGACCGTTTTAGTATTCATGATCCATGGATCGGTGGTCGAGGGCCAGTTCGAGCGAGGTCCCACCAGGCGATCCGCATTCATGGAATTGGCTCGTTTCGAGAACTGTGGGATATCGGCGACACCAATCGCCGAACTGTATGCGACAACGCGCTTGGGATGTGCGATGCGCTGTTTAGAAAACAATGATTGCGTGAGCTATGAATTCAATGAGGTAAACACAACTTGTAATCTTCACGAAGTATCAGCTTTATTAAATCTTGAAGCCAAGTATGGATACACATACGCAGATGGTGTCAATCCTAATGTG ggtgAACAACATCCATGTGCTGCTGATCCATGTAACGAAGGAAACCTATGTATTGAGGAATGTGTACCCAATGGATTTACTTGTGAGTGCCCAGAAGGATTAATGGGCACTTATTGTGATG CTCTGGCTCCTGTAAATGGCGGGTTTACACCATGGGGTGATTACTCCGAGTGTTCTGACACGTGTCATCAGACTAGATACAGAAACTGTACCAACCCAAGAGTTGTGGCTAGAGGAAAGGACTGTGAGGGTCCCAACACCGGAGTCAGAGATTGTGGTGTCCCATGTACAG TTTTCCCACATATTAATTGTATTTCGACTTCGGActtcaaaaatgattacaatGCAGTGGAGGTCGATGATCATAACCAGATGACATTGGGAGGTTGCATGGCGACATGTCAGGAATTCGGCTACAGGTTTGCTG GTATATCTGGAAGTAAATGTCATTGCGCAAGAAATATGATGACAACTCACACAGATGATTTCAGTGCTACATGGGAATGCGATACACCCTGCCCAGGATCAGCGGCAAGCTCTAATCACACATGCGGAGGTGAAGGACATGTCTCTATCTATGCAACAG GATCCAGCTATCGTGGATGCTACCGTGGAAGGCCAAAGAACGGTGTGGTGGTCATTGAGCCTGCTGGTCCTACAACGATGGCAATGACCACCACCATGAAGGTCACCACACTTGGTGAAGAAATGACCACACAACCGGCTGAGGGATCAACTTTGAACAAGGAAACCACTGTAAATGATGTGATCACAACTGCTGGAG AGGATGGAACAACTATTGGACCAGTCAGCGGAGCAGTTGGGGCTGGGACCACTAATTCAGCCTCGG GTATGACAGGAGCTGCAGGAAGTGGAACTATTGCGCGAAGCCCACAACAACCAGGTACCACAGAACCACCAACTACAAATGCCCCAACGACTACAGCTGCACCAACCACCACTGACAGTGTAACCACACCCTATGTTACAACCGTCATTCCATACCCTGGCATAACCGTCAATGAATGCATGGGTGAATGCGATGTCCTCGGCTTTATGTACGCCTCTCTTTACAACGGAACACACTGTATCTGTCATAACTCAATGGCTGCACTTGATGTTGAGTACGATGACGAGGCAAACTGCGATATCGAGTGTGAGGGGGGCAATGACTTCGGTGGCGGGTTGATGTGCGGTGGCGAGGGATATGTGTCAGTTTATCAGAACAAGCTCTTTG aaactACAACATGGACTGACTGGTACAGTGGGGACTCTCCCTCTGGGGATGGCTCTGATATAGAGACGCCTGATGATTTTCGAGCAGCGAAACCATGGGTGTGTGACAACCCTGTTGATATCCAGTGTAAGACCACTAATGATCTACGCTATGATGAAACAGATGACGTTCTGGCTGTCCCATGCACGTTACAAGGAGGGATTAATTGTACAAAG GAGGATCAGACCATCTATTTCAATGTGACAATCAACATTACTAACTATGATGTCTACGACATCAACGTCACCACCCAGATACAGCAATATGGCTGCTCGCTTTACGGCGTTGCTGCCAACGGGAGCCTTGTCTATCTCGAGCCTTACACAGAGAGACCTACATCTGAACCAACCACTACACCCTTCCCAGGCACCACTGGTGGGCTAGCAAGTACTGCCACAATGGGTGCTGCTGGCACCTTCACTATGGCTATGAGCACCACTGCCAACATGCCGCTGTACCTCAATACCACAGTGCAGTGTGGGAATGCAACCGTAGATTTGGTAGAGACTCAGACAATGAATGATTCTATAGTGGTGTTGTCATGGAAACTCGTACCGCAAGAAAATGCTTGTGAGGATTACAAGATCAGGCTGAAATGCCCCAAGG AGAAAGACAAGGCAATTGGTTGCTATGACAACAGTGATGTTAGCGAGGTCAAGTCAACTCCGCTCGCTTTGGACTTTGCCACCTGTATCGCCTCTTGCCGTGACGCTGGGTACCGCTACACGGGTCTGCAAAATGACATCGGAGAGTGCGCTTGCGGGAACAGCATGGCCAATCAGGAGACCTCAATTGATCAGTGTGCACAGACATGCGGTCAGAATAATGAACCATGTGGTGGTATCAGCAAACAGGCCGTGTATTTCTCAG GGTGTGCGCTACCCTTTGAAGTCAATACAACAATGATGACAGGAACACTCATGCATAACAATGATGATTCCGATGACTATGGGCTATGGTTCTATGCCCTGGGCGATACGCCTTCCGTAGACTTGGGAAACTTCACCAATGAAGGAGAACAGCTTGACTTTCAAGTTGACATTGACCTCGGAAGACCAAGGACGATCTCAAAG CTGGAAACCAAGGGTCTATACATGAGCAAATCAGACACCTGGACGGGGGTCTCATCTTTTAGCCTTGGATACCGTCTAAGAGCTGATCATGATCTAGAGGTCCTCACACAGCCTGGTAGTACAGAAGCAGTG GTGTTTGAAATGTCTGACTTTAGTTCAGTAACGGAGCATGATCTTGGTGATTTCTTGATGGCCAGATTTATCTACATCTACGTCAAATCATACACAGACTTCCCAGCATTGAAACTTGAAGTGTATGGATGTGCAGACTAG